In one window of uncultured Acetobacteroides sp. DNA:
- a CDS encoding DUF4249 family protein: protein MKISISNTKLLSGILYTLLVGALAIVVLSMASCQKMDVQLSNPDKAVVKGYLFAGKPVSISISKQLLYGATDTITHPIENLEVVIYDSKNNAYPLLYTSNGVYKSDKLIPQVGETYTLKFTYNSKELSATTTVPAKPSGFQGTSSISVQPFGSTTSGPPSMSRAEYSWTNTNSSYFLMVVESITPKATPINDTTEYEALPVFRISPTQGNSQSFMGHSFYYYGDHNVILFAINQEYVDLYEDTGNSSQNITTPPGNITNGYGIFTAINADTLKLNITP from the coding sequence ATGAAGATATCTATAAGCAATACGAAGCTGCTGTCGGGCATCCTGTATACTTTGCTCGTAGGCGCCCTTGCCATAGTAGTGCTTTCGATGGCATCGTGCCAAAAGATGGACGTGCAGCTATCGAATCCCGACAAGGCTGTTGTTAAAGGTTACCTATTTGCCGGCAAACCCGTTTCGATAAGCATCTCCAAACAGCTGCTGTACGGTGCTACCGATACCATTACACACCCAATAGAGAACCTCGAAGTGGTTATATACGATTCGAAAAACAACGCCTACCCATTGCTATACACCAGCAATGGGGTATACAAATCGGATAAGCTGATACCCCAAGTAGGCGAGACCTACACCCTAAAGTTTACCTACAACAGCAAGGAACTATCGGCAACCACAACAGTACCTGCCAAGCCTTCCGGTTTTCAGGGAACATCTTCAATTTCGGTTCAACCTTTCGGCTCCACAACATCTGGCCCCCCATCTATGTCGCGTGCCGAATACTCTTGGACAAATACCAACAGCAGCTACTTCCTTATGGTAGTCGAATCGATAACGCCCAAGGCCACCCCCATAAACGACACAACCGAATACGAGGCGCTACCCGTATTCAGAATTTCACCCACACAGGGCAACTCGCAAAGCTTTATGGGGCATTCGTTCTACTACTACGGAGATCACAACGTCATTCTGTTTGCCATAAACCAGGAGTATGTCGACTTGTACGAGGATACGGGCAATAGCTCGCAAAATATTACCACCCCACCAGGAAACATCACAAATGGCTATGGAATATTTACTGCCATAAACGCCGATACGCTTAAACTTAACATAACGCCTTAA
- the mnmA gene encoding tRNA 2-thiouridine(34) synthase MnmA, with protein MSKGKVVVGLSGGVDSSVAAYLLKEQGYEVVGMYMQNWHDTTGTLEGDCPWNDDLMIAEMVAKKLDIPFIFIDLSDTYTDRVVSYMFAEYERGRTPNPDVLCNSEIKFEAFLKAALEQGADYLATGHYCRKDTIEVDGMPTYRLLAGSDPNKDQSYFLCQLSQEQLSKALFPIGHLLKPEVRRIAAEQDLPTAEKKDSQGLCFVGKIDLPIFLQQKLAAKQGNIVEIDPAFYDKLPPRTTLQELARPYFYHPNNGKKVGTHNGAHFFTIGQRKGMNVGGKALPLFVIAIDVETNTLYVGQGHQHPGLNRKGLFIKEAEIHAIRPDLAMRAGEERRYKVRIRYRQPLQDATLHRTDEGLYIIFDTPQRGITAGQFAAWYDNEELVGSGVIFE; from the coding sequence ATGAGTAAAGGAAAAGTTGTAGTTGGACTTTCGGGCGGTGTCGATTCGAGCGTGGCCGCCTACCTGCTTAAGGAGCAGGGGTACGAGGTTGTTGGCATGTACATGCAGAACTGGCACGATACCACCGGTACGCTCGAGGGCGATTGCCCCTGGAACGACGACCTGATGATTGCCGAAATGGTGGCCAAAAAGCTCGACATCCCCTTCATCTTTATCGACCTTAGCGATACCTATACCGACAGGGTGGTGAGCTACATGTTCGCGGAGTACGAGCGTGGCCGAACCCCCAACCCCGACGTGCTCTGCAACAGCGAAATCAAGTTCGAGGCATTCCTAAAGGCTGCCCTCGAACAGGGAGCCGACTACCTGGCTACCGGGCACTACTGCCGTAAGGACACCATCGAGGTAGACGGCATGCCAACCTATAGGCTGCTTGCCGGATCGGACCCCAACAAGGACCAGAGCTACTTCCTTTGCCAGCTCTCGCAGGAGCAGCTCTCCAAGGCGCTCTTCCCCATCGGGCATCTGCTGAAGCCCGAAGTCCGCCGGATTGCTGCCGAGCAGGATCTCCCCACCGCCGAGAAGAAGGACTCGCAGGGGCTATGCTTTGTGGGAAAAATCGACCTGCCCATCTTCCTTCAGCAGAAGCTGGCGGCCAAACAGGGCAACATCGTCGAGATCGACCCCGCGTTTTACGACAAGCTCCCCCCACGCACAACGCTGCAGGAGCTGGCCCGCCCCTACTTCTACCACCCCAACAACGGCAAGAAGGTGGGCACGCACAACGGCGCCCACTTCTTCACCATCGGCCAGCGAAAGGGGATGAACGTAGGCGGCAAGGCGCTTCCGCTGTTCGTTATCGCCATCGATGTCGAAACCAACACGCTGTACGTTGGCCAGGGGCACCAGCACCCGGGGCTTAACCGCAAGGGGCTTTTCATCAAAGAAGCCGAAATCCACGCCATCCGCCCCGACTTAGCCATGCGCGCTGGCGAAGAGCGCCGCTACAAGGTGCGCATCCGCTACCGCCAGCCGCTGCAGGACGCCACGCTCCACCGCACCGACGAGGGGCTGTACATCATCTTCGACACCCCACAGCGCGGCATCACCGCCGGACAGTTTGCCGCATGGTACGACAACGAGGAGCTCGTTGGCTCGGGGGTGATCTTCGAGTAG
- a CDS encoding NADP-dependent oxidoreductase: protein MEAFVVKNYGKKEKLHLTTVSEPALKQDEVLVQIHSAGVNLLDSRIRNGDFKLFLPYKTPFVNGHDMAGTIVKVGSAVNNFKVGDEVYARPADYRIGTFAEYIAVNEIDLAFKPKNISMEEASSIPLVGLTSWQALVEIANLQKGQKVFIQAGSGGVGTFAIQLAKHLGAYVATTTSSSNIQLVKSLGADLVIDYRTEDFETKLKDYDVVLHSNHEAKILEKSLRILKPNGQLISLTGPPTPEFAEKIGLPWHLKLLMKLLSRSTTKKAKKLNVNFNFLFMRADGKQLSEITKLIEAGKIRPVIDKVFPFEQTNDAIAYVESSRAKGKVVIKVK, encoded by the coding sequence ATGGAAGCATTCGTTGTAAAGAATTACGGCAAAAAGGAGAAACTTCATCTAACAACTGTTAGCGAGCCAGCATTAAAGCAAGATGAGGTACTAGTTCAAATTCATAGTGCTGGTGTAAACCTGTTAGATTCACGAATTAGAAATGGCGACTTCAAATTGTTTTTACCATACAAAACGCCATTCGTAAATGGACACGATATGGCAGGAACTATTGTCAAGGTTGGTTCGGCCGTCAACAATTTTAAAGTTGGTGATGAAGTTTACGCTCGCCCTGCCGATTATCGTATAGGAACGTTTGCCGAATATATTGCAGTCAATGAAATTGATTTGGCATTTAAGCCTAAAAATATTTCAATGGAGGAGGCATCTTCTATTCCACTAGTTGGCTTAACATCTTGGCAGGCTCTTGTTGAAATTGCGAATTTGCAGAAAGGCCAAAAGGTTTTCATTCAAGCCGGCTCTGGTGGTGTTGGAACTTTTGCTATTCAGCTGGCAAAGCATTTAGGCGCATACGTGGCTACAACCACAAGTTCGTCCAATATTCAATTGGTAAAAAGTCTTGGCGCTGACCTTGTGATTGATTATAGAACAGAAGATTTTGAAACAAAGCTGAAAGATTACGATGTTGTTTTACATAGCAATCATGAGGCAAAAATTCTTGAAAAGTCATTACGAATATTAAAACCAAACGGTCAGCTTATTTCGCTTACAGGTCCACCAACGCCTGAATTTGCAGAGAAAATTGGTTTACCCTGGCATTTAAAATTGCTTATGAAACTACTGAGCAGGAGTACAACGAAAAAAGCGAAGAAGCTGAATGTCAATTTTAATTTTCTTTTTATGAGAGCAGACGGGAAACAACTAAGTGAAATCACCAAACTGATAGAAGCAGGAAAAATTCGTCCCGTGATAGATAAGGTTTTTCCGTTTGAACAAACAAATGATGCTATTGCTTATGTCGAGTCGAGTCGTGCAAAAGGGAAAGTAGTTATTAAGGTCAAGTAG
- a CDS encoding SDR family NAD(P)-dependent oxidoreductase: protein MKQTILVTGASSGFGLMVATQLCKQGHTVIGTSRNPEKHQLPFKMLALDIADDNSVKDFGKELFKHISQIDLLINNAGYYLSGLAEETTIEQGRQQFETNFWGTIKLTNVLLPYFRKQRFGKIITVGSIMGLLNVPDASYYGASKHALEGYFKSLRFELNEFNIKVAMVEPMGFKTNLLHSSVTAETKINDYDSYRNKVSAFANDLFTNAPEPTPVINTIMKLVENKNPKFSHPVGKGASVFLAIQLFAYKAFESSVIKKINNYKSN, encoded by the coding sequence ATGAAACAAACAATATTAGTTACTGGGGCTTCATCAGGATTTGGCTTGATGGTGGCTACTCAGCTTTGTAAACAGGGACATACGGTTATCGGCACAAGCAGAAATCCTGAAAAACATCAGCTGCCATTTAAAATGCTGGCTTTGGATATTGCCGATGACAATTCCGTTAAAGATTTTGGTAAAGAACTGTTTAAGCACATTAGCCAAATTGATTTACTGATAAATAATGCTGGTTACTATTTATCGGGGCTTGCCGAAGAAACAACTATTGAGCAAGGCAGACAACAATTTGAAACTAATTTCTGGGGAACCATTAAGCTTACAAACGTGTTGTTACCATATTTTAGAAAACAAAGGTTTGGTAAAATTATTACTGTTGGCTCAATAATGGGCTTGCTTAACGTTCCAGATGCTTCCTACTATGGTGCGTCAAAACACGCTTTGGAAGGATATTTTAAATCCCTCCGATTTGAGCTGAATGAGTTTAATATCAAAGTAGCAATGGTTGAACCGATGGGCTTTAAAACCAACTTGCTCCACAGTTCGGTAACAGCAGAGACGAAAATAAACGATTACGATAGCTATCGAAATAAAGTCAGCGCCTTTGCAAATGACTTATTTACGAATGCACCCGAACCAACACCTGTAATAAATACGATCATGAAATTGGTGGAAAATAAAAATCCAAAATTCAGCCACCCTGTCGGTAAAGGTGCTTCGGTATTTCTTGCAATCCAACTTTTCGCCTACAAAGCATTTGAGAGTTCAGTCATCAAAAAAATCAACAACTATAAAAGCAACTAA
- a CDS encoding thioredoxin family protein, whose protein sequence is MKKHYILVLGFLLASIGANAQWLYSYEDAVKVAKASGKLILIDFSATWCGPCKAMESDVWSDPAVKAQMGNVVMVKVDIDSDRETALRYSVQAVPNIVVAMPNGDILEQEVGYQNSSFVISMLKSYSYNLKDAYEILFSGEKASATDLLKLGDAYAEAGVSGAEATKHRFFNYAEKTYKKASKLADKASNVQVVELSTIRTIGLSIDRGKPQKALDALAKEVKEATLTEAGKLEFLAVNMRAYAALSKKDEAKKYLQQLQQNPNAMALLEKYKNEVKSLN, encoded by the coding sequence ATGAAAAAACATTACATTCTGGTTCTCGGTTTTCTTTTGGCATCAATTGGTGCAAATGCTCAGTGGCTATACAGCTACGAAGATGCGGTAAAGGTTGCAAAGGCATCCGGAAAGCTTATCCTAATTGATTTTTCAGCTACGTGGTGTGGTCCCTGTAAGGCAATGGAGTCCGATGTCTGGTCCGATCCTGCCGTTAAAGCACAAATGGGCAATGTGGTGATGGTTAAGGTCGATATTGATTCCGATCGTGAGACTGCATTGAGGTATAGCGTGCAGGCTGTGCCCAATATTGTAGTTGCAATGCCTAATGGCGACATCCTTGAGCAGGAAGTTGGATACCAGAACTCCTCCTTCGTGATCTCAATGCTGAAGAGCTATTCCTACAACCTAAAAGATGCGTATGAAATTCTCTTTAGTGGTGAAAAAGCAAGCGCAACCGACCTGCTAAAGCTAGGCGATGCCTACGCCGAGGCTGGCGTAAGTGGGGCCGAGGCCACCAAGCATCGGTTCTTTAATTATGCCGAAAAGACGTATAAAAAGGCATCAAAGCTGGCGGATAAGGCTTCGAACGTGCAGGTTGTCGAGCTATCAACAATTCGTACAATCGGCCTGAGTATTGATAGGGGAAAACCTCAAAAGGCGCTTGATGCATTGGCCAAGGAGGTAAAGGAGGCGACGCTTACCGAAGCGGGCAAACTCGAGTTCCTAGCTGTCAATATGCGGGCGTATGCTGCATTAAGCAAAAAGGACGAGGCAAAAAAGTACCTGCAGCAGCTGCAGCAAAATCCTAATGCCATGGCCTTACTCGAAAAGTATAAGAACGAGGTAAAATCGCTGAACTAG
- a CDS encoding TonB-dependent receptor, giving the protein MANKGMLLLLLLLSLAGGASGQKSLDYKLSDWYLGTLDNVLDNISKQSKVQFEFDRQRLGAIHVDHHPISQSLKDFLDVVVCKNNKLKYYISDGGKVIIVDRWVVTNEVKLDEGVRYKGKPTRYRFALTGRIIDNASVEPLPFVTIAVKGTTIGANSNADGYFTLQRVPSDTVSLVLSAVGYKPKTVHLTPQTPQSNLLVKLESESVALQEVVVNGEKQDVLQTNSKVGMIKMSPIKLVSLPSLGEKDIFRSFQLMPGISAANENSSGLYVRGGTPDQSLVVYDGFTVYNVEHLFGFFSSFNSNAIKDIQLYKGGFDAKYGGRISSVVEITGKEGNKTDWGGFADVSLMSANGFLEAPIGEKFTVIAAGRRSWQSPLYDKIFNKYSSTKATSGSGNVNGKNPFGSTDINSYFYDFNTKLTYRPTDKDIIWLSYYAGNDDLTNDVSSGFKGGEPGGMGGGGGDAPRISNFSMSNTDNSNWGNHGVSLKWSRKWNESFYGNFLIGYSNYYSNRDKTSSGSYVDSNDITQSIKRGVMEYNHLDDYSAKADIEQKLNANNVLEYGVNATFNKITYSYAQSDTMKLIDRRNEGVLLSAYLQDKISLYDNMLKITPGLRSNYYSVTGKMYFEPRLTSSYQLTDSWKLKASVGRYYQFAKRVVREDVMSGNKDFWTLSDGKNLPVTYSDQLIAGFSWENNDYLIDVEGYFKRITDLTEYSLRFSKSLANGSFSPEHGGDQSAVTYQDQFLTGWGRVHGIDLLLQKKQGNLTGWIGYTLGRVVNHIDGYGDYDYYASNDVTHEFKAVATYHWHNWDFSGTWICATGKPYTAPEGGYTVTLLDGTKKSFVTVSTKNGKRLPTYHRLDLSATLNMKLGGRIPATIGFSVFNAYNRSNVWYKQFEIVDNTIVETNVNYLGITPNINFTIKF; this is encoded by the coding sequence ATGGCAAATAAGGGAATGCTGCTTCTTCTACTTCTGCTATCACTTGCAGGAGGCGCAAGCGGGCAAAAATCGCTCGACTACAAGCTGTCGGACTGGTACCTGGGGACGCTCGACAACGTTCTCGACAATATCTCGAAGCAATCGAAGGTTCAATTCGAGTTCGATCGGCAACGGCTTGGCGCCATCCACGTCGACCATCATCCCATCAGCCAATCTCTAAAGGATTTCCTCGATGTGGTGGTGTGCAAAAACAATAAGCTGAAGTACTACATCAGCGATGGCGGTAAGGTAATTATCGTAGACCGCTGGGTGGTGACGAATGAAGTAAAACTTGATGAAGGAGTGCGCTACAAGGGAAAACCTACCCGCTACCGATTCGCGCTTACGGGTCGAATCATCGATAATGCCTCGGTGGAGCCGCTACCCTTTGTTACCATTGCCGTAAAGGGCACAACAATTGGGGCAAACTCCAATGCCGATGGATACTTTACCCTGCAGCGCGTTCCGAGCGATACGGTTTCGCTGGTGCTAAGCGCCGTAGGCTATAAACCCAAGACGGTTCACCTAACACCGCAAACTCCGCAAAGCAACCTGCTGGTAAAACTCGAAAGCGAAAGCGTTGCCCTTCAGGAGGTGGTTGTCAACGGGGAGAAGCAGGATGTGCTGCAAACCAACAGCAAGGTGGGCATGATAAAGATGTCGCCCATCAAGCTGGTATCGCTCCCAAGCCTTGGCGAGAAGGATATTTTCCGCTCCTTTCAGCTGATGCCGGGCATAAGCGCTGCCAACGAGAACTCGTCGGGGCTGTACGTTCGAGGAGGAACGCCCGATCAGTCGCTGGTGGTGTACGATGGATTTACGGTGTACAACGTAGAGCATCTCTTCGGGTTCTTCAGCTCGTTTAATAGCAACGCCATAAAGGATATCCAGCTCTACAAGGGCGGATTCGATGCCAAATACGGAGGACGCATCTCCAGCGTTGTAGAAATCACCGGTAAGGAGGGAAACAAGACCGACTGGGGAGGATTTGCCGACGTCAGCCTAATGTCTGCCAACGGTTTTCTGGAGGCTCCCATTGGCGAGAAGTTTACCGTTATTGCCGCGGGTCGCCGTAGCTGGCAAAGCCCGCTTTACGATAAGATCTTTAACAAGTACTCGAGCACAAAAGCCACTTCGGGAAGCGGAAACGTTAACGGTAAGAACCCATTTGGGAGCACCGACATCAACTCGTACTTCTACGACTTCAACACCAAGCTAACCTACCGCCCCACCGATAAGGATATCATCTGGCTAAGCTACTACGCCGGCAACGACGACCTCACCAACGACGTTTCGTCAGGTTTCAAAGGTGGCGAACCCGGTGGCATGGGTGGCGGAGGTGGCGATGCCCCCCGCATCAGCAACTTCAGCATGAGCAACACCGACAACTCCAACTGGGGAAACCACGGCGTATCGCTCAAGTGGTCGCGCAAGTGGAACGAGAGCTTCTACGGCAACTTCCTCATCGGCTACTCCAACTACTACAGCAACCGCGATAAAACATCCAGCGGTTCTTATGTAGATTCGAATGATATTACCCAAAGCATTAAGCGCGGGGTGATGGAGTACAACCATCTCGACGACTACTCGGCAAAAGCCGACATCGAGCAGAAGCTTAACGCCAACAACGTGCTCGAATATGGCGTTAACGCCACCTTTAACAAGATAACCTACAGCTACGCCCAGAGCGACACCATGAAGCTTATCGACCGCAGAAACGAAGGGGTACTGCTCTCGGCATACCTTCAGGATAAAATTTCGCTTTACGACAACATGCTTAAGATAACCCCCGGACTTCGCTCCAACTACTACAGCGTAACCGGCAAAATGTACTTCGAACCACGACTTACCTCGTCGTACCAGCTAACGGATAGCTGGAAGCTAAAAGCTTCGGTGGGTCGCTACTACCAGTTTGCCAAACGCGTCGTTCGCGAGGATGTTATGTCGGGCAACAAGGATTTCTGGACGCTGAGCGACGGCAAGAACCTTCCGGTAACCTACTCCGACCAGCTTATTGCCGGCTTCTCGTGGGAGAACAACGACTACCTAATTGATGTAGAAGGCTACTTCAAAAGAATAACCGATCTTACCGAATATTCGCTACGCTTCTCGAAATCGCTCGCCAACGGCAGCTTTAGCCCCGAGCATGGTGGCGATCAAAGCGCCGTAACCTACCAAGACCAGTTCCTTACCGGCTGGGGACGAGTTCACGGCATCGATCTCCTCTTGCAAAAGAAACAGGGCAACCTAACGGGATGGATTGGCTACACCTTAGGGCGTGTGGTAAATCACATCGATGGCTACGGCGATTACGACTACTACGCATCAAACGACGTCACCCACGAGTTTAAGGCGGTAGCAACCTACCACTGGCACAACTGGGATTTTTCGGGAACTTGGATTTGCGCAACCGGCAAACCCTACACCGCTCCCGAAGGCGGCTACACCGTTACCCTACTCGATGGCACCAAGAAGTCGTTTGTAACGGTATCGACCAAAAACGGGAAACGCCTCCCCACCTACCACCGCCTCGACCTATCGGCAACGCTTAACATGAAGTTAGGCGGACGAATCCCTGCAACAATTGGGTTCTCGGTGTTCAACGCGTACAACCGCAGCAACGTTTGGTATAAGCAATTCGAAATTGTCGACAATACCATTGTAGAAACCAACGTCAACTACCTCGGCATTACACCCAACATCAACTTTACCATTAAATTCTAA
- a CDS encoding helix-turn-helix domain-containing protein yields MKTVKKRSECPISCSLDIFGDKWSLLIIRDMMFFQKSTYGDFLKSAEGISTNILASRLQSLEENKLIEKLEHPDSKAKVLYKLTQKAIDLLPIIVEIHLWADKNLDISADMKAMMKEAKKDKSEFIESMAKQLKKQLDAGKGSS; encoded by the coding sequence ATGAAAACAGTTAAGAAAAGGTCGGAGTGCCCCATAAGTTGCTCACTTGATATTTTTGGAGACAAGTGGTCTTTGCTCATTATTAGAGATATGATGTTTTTCCAGAAATCAACCTATGGCGACTTTTTGAAATCGGCAGAAGGTATTTCGACAAACATTTTAGCATCACGGCTTCAAAGTTTAGAAGAGAATAAGCTCATTGAAAAGTTAGAACATCCGGACAGTAAGGCAAAGGTTCTATATAAACTCACGCAAAAAGCAATAGACCTACTTCCGATAATTGTAGAAATTCATTTGTGGGCAGACAAAAATCTTGATATTTCGGCTGATATGAAAGCTATGATGAAAGAAGCCAAAAAAGATAAGAGCGAGTTTATAGAATCAATGGCCAAACAATTAAAAAAACAACTTGACGCCGGGAAAGGCAGCAGCTAG
- a CDS encoding carboxypeptidase-like regulatory domain-containing protein — protein MRAREKHFYSRYEKVTRLLQRSQSAADIPAFAQHVAEMENVYQQLAPAVALLNSKESKLRLRVKAAHSALQGFLHGPLISLREIYKRRGDVVTAESLTIFASYYKRKGCEALLSLCDRVVKFGAENLDALASYSITVGTLDDLAARQQVLADACERLLGHEQTRKEAAATVARLTVQVHRHLQLSDHLMEMVQPSEPKLYQSYRLLRRAQPAHKPALLWLSITDAATKMAASCASITVEQQSKDVGSRSGRKLLKFVRTTGETGKTYFRKMSYGMYTITVTKLGYLPVTLTVAIADSKPVKLTVELVALPAVEAL, from the coding sequence ATGAGAGCTCGCGAAAAGCACTTCTACAGCCGGTACGAAAAGGTGACTCGGCTCCTGCAGCGGAGCCAGTCTGCTGCCGACATCCCGGCTTTCGCCCAGCACGTGGCCGAAATGGAAAACGTCTACCAGCAGCTCGCTCCGGCGGTTGCGCTGCTCAACAGCAAGGAGAGCAAGCTGCGCCTGCGCGTAAAGGCGGCGCATAGTGCGCTACAGGGTTTCCTGCACGGCCCCCTTATTTCGCTTAGGGAGATCTACAAGCGCAGGGGCGATGTTGTTACCGCCGAAAGCCTAACCATTTTTGCCTCGTACTACAAGCGTAAGGGGTGCGAAGCGCTGCTTTCCCTCTGCGATAGGGTGGTTAAGTTTGGCGCCGAGAACCTCGATGCGCTGGCAAGCTACAGTATCACCGTCGGCACGCTCGACGATCTGGCGGCACGGCAGCAGGTGCTCGCCGATGCCTGCGAAAGGCTGCTCGGGCACGAGCAAACGCGCAAGGAGGCGGCAGCTACGGTTGCACGGCTAACCGTGCAGGTGCACCGCCACCTGCAGCTCAGCGATCATCTCATGGAAATGGTACAGCCTAGCGAGCCAAAGCTCTACCAGAGCTACCGGCTGCTGCGTAGGGCACAGCCAGCCCATAAGCCCGCGCTGCTATGGCTCAGCATAACCGATGCCGCCACAAAAATGGCGGCAAGCTGTGCCTCAATTACCGTTGAGCAGCAGTCGAAGGACGTTGGTTCCCGATCGGGGCGCAAACTTCTAAAATTTGTACGAACAACCGGTGAAACGGGGAAGACCTACTTCCGGAAAATGTCCTACGGCATGTATACCATTACCGTAACCAAGCTGGGATACCTGCCCGTGACGCTTACGGTAGCCATTGCCGATAGCAAGCCCGTTAAGCTTACCGTGGAGCTGGTTGCCCTTCCTGCTGTTGAGGCATTATAG
- a CDS encoding nucleotidyltransferase family protein, with the protein MKAMVFCAGLGTRLKPLTDDRPKALVPLAGKPLIEHVVERLKSFGFTDIIVNVHHFADKVEAFLAERGNFGVNITVSDERNLLLDTGGGLKKAAHFFSDGQPFLIHNVDIISDINLAELYGRHVESRALASLAVSNRLSSRYFLFDNAMQLAGWKNIKTNEQKIARVGDTYLPFAFNGIHVVNPAIFELMDGFDGKFSIVDLYLQLAKSHFIEGIDVTKSRIIDVGKPAALLEAEKLIG; encoded by the coding sequence ATGAAAGCAATGGTATTCTGTGCCGGCTTGGGTACGCGCCTTAAGCCGCTGACCGACGATAGGCCCAAGGCGTTGGTGCCTCTTGCCGGCAAACCGCTCATCGAGCATGTGGTGGAGCGCCTCAAGTCGTTCGGCTTTACCGATATCATCGTTAACGTGCACCACTTTGCCGACAAGGTGGAGGCGTTCCTTGCCGAGAGGGGCAACTTTGGGGTAAACATCACCGTGTCGGACGAGCGAAACCTGCTGCTCGATACGGGTGGTGGGCTAAAGAAGGCCGCCCATTTCTTTAGCGATGGGCAGCCATTCCTGATCCACAACGTCGACATCATCAGCGATATCAACCTTGCCGAACTGTACGGGAGGCATGTCGAAAGCCGGGCGCTGGCCTCGCTGGCGGTGAGCAACCGGCTCTCGTCGCGCTACTTTCTCTTCGATAACGCGATGCAGCTGGCTGGCTGGAAGAACATCAAGACCAACGAGCAGAAGATTGCCCGCGTTGGCGACACCTACCTACCGTTTGCCTTTAACGGCATCCACGTGGTGAACCCCGCAATTTTCGAACTGATGGATGGCTTCGACGGCAAGTTCTCCATTGTCGACCTGTACCTCCAGCTGGCCAAGAGCCACTTCATCGAGGGCATCGACGTCACCAAAAGCCGCATCATCGACGTTGGTAAGCCTGCGGCGCTTCTCGAGGCCGAGAAGCTTATCGGGTAG